The Clupea harengus chromosome 5, Ch_v2.0.2, whole genome shotgun sequence genomic sequence CGAATCAGTGGAGCTCAATGTCCTCGCTGCGATGAGCACTACTACAAACTAAGAACCAATTTGTCTGTATCTCAGAAGTGGATCTACAAAGGGAATTGAGCCAGCCAATTTAGACTGAAGTACAGAGGAGCAAGAGGGAGGGGACAGGATCAGACATGAATCAGTTACAGATGTTCCGAGATGGCAAAATGTGACTGACCCCAAATGGCTGATTTGCGATGGACTAGTGTCCCCTGTGAAGGAGTCTACCAACTGCAGATGTACTCTAGGGCAATTAATGTACTCTAGGGCAATTAAGGACACCAGAGTTCATTGTGTGCGCCAGTGACATTAACAGATAAGACATGAAAAGAAATAAGACAGAGGGGCAGGTTAGTCTGGGTAGGCAGGGTGTGCAGATCAGAGCAAAAAAGACCAGGACAACTAGCAGTGAGAGATGAAGGGCAATTTACAGAAACTATTCAAATGGAACTGGAGCCACAGCTCTTTGATATCTCCTCTGGTCTTTATGGTCCACTGGACATTGTTAGCGCAAAACCAGTGATTAGCAGTGATGACATTGTAGGCTATCTTCACTCATGAGAATTCTTGATACAGCAGAGATGAGCACTCATCAATTAAATATGACAGTTTTGATGAATTTTAAATTGTCACATATCCAACCATTTTAGGGTTCTAGATCTGGGGCATGTCATTACTGTGGTTTAGTCATGCGATATCTACATTCTGACATTCTGTTCCGAAAGCCAGAGGCAATATCTCATTCTGTAGCATGGAGTCCACAAATGACAAAGTGAGAAACAGAtgcacaaatacatattttattaGAAAAGGACACACGCAGCACATTACCCTGTGTATAACGAGACATGTCCTAAATTGAACGGTCTTCCTCTGCTAATTCAGCTGCTTCCGTTTTCAGCCTTGTCCGTGGCTGCTGCCTGTATTGTCCGCCTGGCCATCTCCAGTGCCCCCTCCTTGGTCTTGTTCCCCCCGATGAAGCCACTGGCGTGGACGAAAATGCAGTCCGGGATTCCGCTGAGCTTGGACAAGGCGTCGTCCCGaacccctctccactcctccagcaGGGACAACCTGggcaaggacacagagagaagttAACAGGAAGTTTACCGTGCTCTTTTCTGAAAATTGTGCCCTAAAGCGTCTCAAGTATCATGCTGGTTCTGAATGTCGTATCAAAGTATAAGGTGATAGCGGGGCCTGAGACTACAACTGAGGGTAAGGATACAATGCTCTACTACAGTGGCAATTGCCAATGCAGCCCCATCCATTTCTGGCAGGGAAGACAAATGAACATACAATGCCTTAGTTTACTGGAGGCTGAATGCAATCCCAGTCAATATCTAATCTTATAAATGGGCAGCAGCTGATTCTCAGACACGTGCAGCGGCTCAGATTGCAGGTGACGCTAGAGACCTCTAatgcaaaagagaaaaaaaaaaagagagaaatggctTCTGGAAAGTGTTGAGCGCTCCGTCTGGAAATCTGTGGAGATTATTAACCTCACATGACTGCTTTTGCAGTAAAATCCCTCAACTCCCTGAGTGTAAGACGCATCAAATCACAATGACACAGTGGCTGAGCCCTCTTCCCCATTCAGTTAAAGTCCCCACATCAGTAAAGACGGAGACCTATAAAGAGCAGTAAAGACACAATCGAAGCGAGAGGAGGTAGGTAGGAATGAGAATGAGATTACAAAAATAGGAAACACAGAGCATTGAAGTGAATGGGCCAACATCATGAATGAACCGGACGTATGTTTTGTATTGCCTCAAGCCTTCACCTTCTCTACTAAAGCCTTCAGGGGAACAGGCACTTCCAGGGTTAATCATGGATCAAGCATGCAAACATCGAATCCTCACCAGACTTAAGACCTTATTTGCTTAGCCAACGCTTGGTCCAACTCTTGTTCTGTCACTGTATGACAACACTAAAATATGCTCGAACAGACAAAGGCAGAGGTGCCGTGGAGTCTTTTATTGGTTCGGTGAGTCAGCAACACCTGTCTGGAGATGCTGGAGGATTCACACGTTTTGCAACTGCTACTGAAGAGGAATCCACACAGTCTTCTCAGAGAGCAGACAAAAAAATCCTCGTTTATAACTCCCCTTACCAGTCCACGACACAGCACAGACCAACACGCATTTCATCCTCAAATTAACCCACTGCCCCTTTCCAGCAAGCACAAGCATTGTACCAACTGAATGGCCGACCAAACAAAACACTGCATAGATTAAAGCTTGGACAAAAAGACTGCCTGATGGCATATATTTAGCCCTCTGGATGATTATACATTCAGTCCTTTGGGTAATCCAAAGCCCATCAAAGAATAATCAGACAGAAAATGTTGGAGGTTCATCACCATGGCCACAATTTATTCATGTTGTGGAAATGGCCGGGGAAAGGTGAGGTTATTAGATGACCTGGAATTCATATTAGCCTGTGGTCCAGGTAGTCCATtcgattaaaacaaaaacaaactacgACCAGGAGCTACTTCAGGAAATCTTCCATTCATAAAATCCGGCTAATCATTTTGTCATTGATGGTGCAGCTCTTTGGGTCAAAATTACCCAGCACTTCCTCAGCTGCAAATAAGAGTTCCCTCTAGTACCCCGGTGTCTAAAAATAGTGCTCCTTGGGGTTGCTACGCAGTGTGAGGGCCACAGGTGACAGagctcctccttccctccctctctggagAACATGCAAGCTGAGGTTGGACAGCGCCAGAATCCCTTAAAGGAGGCCATCTGGAGGCcggtttcatgttttttttcatgttatttatttatttttaacttccGTTCTCAATGCCAAATTTGTTGGCATCCCTTTGGGTGGAATTGAAGATTTATCGGGATTCGATCCAATTAACAGACGTCGTTCTCTTGTGGACAGCAAAGTCCTTGTCAAGCCACCTCTAATGAGTTTCCTCAGAAAGGTGGAAAAGCATAgggagtagggctgaacgatttggggaaataatctaattgcgatttttcccccaaatattgcgattgcgatttaatatgcgatttttttgttttatcctaatttttttcccaacaaatcgtaatgaatgatgaccaacacaatattagatacatttagtgtaaaatattatttcccacaattaacatttttatttaactgcttattacagaatcaagaacaacaaatcggtggctttgccactgtgcatttaagtaattttaacaaagtaattgtaagaataaacacaaggcatgcactttttaaacactgggcaaaatttaccatcttaaaaaaataaataaataaataataacgtctttaatcgcgaacgttgcggttacaaaatcgcgttctatcatatcgcgattcaatcgcaaatgcaattaatcgttcagccctaataggGAGGAGGTGGAAGGGGTCCGAGCAAAGAGATCAAGGCTGGCTAGCTGAGCCTGCCAATATGCGACAGCTGATAAGATAGCGAGCAGCCAATTCATCTTCTCACCCCTTCCGCCCCAACATGGAAGAAAAGAGCTCTCATTTTATTACAGACCAACTATGAGATTAAGTACCagagagaaatttgaaaaaaattCTAATTCTGTCACATCTAAATTCATATCTCTTGCCAATATGACATGTGCTGTTTGGCAATCCAGTTTGTCTGGCTTCAATTCTGTTTTCTGATGGTTTGCTTTCATGGACTTAAAAGCTATCCCAAACCTCTTTTAAACATCCGACATCAGACACATCTTCTATTCTAACACAAACCCAATCCACAGACAGTGGATGGTCAAGATTGTCAGAAAGGGAGGCCACAAAGTATtaacagggggaaaaaatgcatttcaagTAAGATGTTTGTGGTATCTGCAAATAGATAATAAGAATATCCTCACCGTCTTCCTGTCAAAGCACTGTTATGCAATTCAGCTAAAAGCTTTATCCATGACAACAGCCAAAATTACTGGTGGCTCTTTTGGTATATGTCCCAAACCCTGAGCACAAGACAGGCAGCCATGACGAAGCATAGCTTACGCCACTGACTGTAACGGACcccagaaaaagaaagagaacgtATTCAGTGGCCTGGAGTTGGtgcccttctcttttctcttactGGTTGGCCTACAGCTCTATTGTAAAAAATCCAAGCTGATATCTTCTAACATTTCGCCTTGCCTTGCGTGCTGTGGCCATCCTTGAGCAGCACTCCCACAAACAGCGAGTGGGCAATTGCAAAGAGACAAGGCGAGGCGGTGGTCAGCATAGTTTCGAAGCACGCAAGCGGTGGCCAACTAGCAAGCTAGATATATACACAAAATGGAAGGTGGCATGGTCCTTTGAGTATGACTGTGACGTGGTTGGAATTGTTTGCTGTTTATCGTGATGCGCCAGAGAGCATGGTGTTCACACCTCTCCGACCCAAACAGCAATCCTCCCATTCCCGAGGGGTGAACACATAGCTACCGTTACCATGGTGATGACATGACTGTTACACAGGCCTCATGGGATGGGGGCTGACAGTTTCTGATATTCTCCATGGCAATCGCATACCTCAGAACacatcaggtgtgtgtatgtgtgtgtgtgtgtgtgtgtgtgtgtgtgtgtgtgtgtgcgtgcgtgcgcagtCAATCGTTTCAGACCATCATCTGATTTGCAGAATTAATTTCCACACATTAATGGGCTGCGTAAGATATGCACATTAAGCGACTATCTTCAATTTACACGATCAACACAATTATTTCTAGGGGGGGGATCTGAAAATGGACACATGGGCCCACCagataaaaacattacattttaatgtgCAGAAATGAACTATAAATGAGTTTCATTGGACTCATCACATTACAGTTGTATGctaagtttgggcacccctgtggAAATGATTTTTAAAGTGAAAACAGTAAATAGACCCTCTGCAGCAAAAAAACAGTCATTTTAATGCTGTGTTACTTTATAAGTTATGTTCATAACTTATAAGGAGCACCTAGTAACACTCCTTTGACAGATATCACAGTTTGCAAGTTATATTTGTAGACAGCTAAGTCTTTTTATTCCTGATTCATGAATTTTCACCCACTCTTCCTTGCAAATCACTTCCTAGTTCTGAGATATATTTAGGTTGTCTTGCATGCACATCATGTTTAGATTTACCTACAGATTTTCAATCATTTTTAAGTTTTGGGGCTACTGCAGGACATTCCAAAAGCTGCAGTTTGCATTTTTATGAAGTACTTCATGGTGTATCTTGAGATATACTTAGATAGCACCAATAGATGCTAGAAAACCCCCAAACATTCACCCACATGCTTAATAGCTGCTAAGAGGTTCTTTTCATCAAATGCTGCTCCTAAAACACCTTTGTGATTTTGGCCAAATAGCACAATTTTAACTTCATCTGTTCATGCCACTTATTTCCAAAACTTTTACTTGGCATACTTCAGATCTCATCTTGACTTCCACAGTTACCCTTAAAAGCCATTTCTTAATATATCTTTGATCTCTTTTAAAAACCATCTGCTGCTTTGTCATCCAGATTCTCAGTTAGTTGCTCAGAGGAGCCTGTGTTTGTCGAGTGCCACAGCATTTGGGGAGTCAGAGAATTTATCAGCTTCTGGAATTGTCATGAGCTGACCCTAACGAATGATAACTCTTGACCTGCTTTACAAGTCCTAATGAGTTAAATTAAACTTAACGAGTACATTTTACATTCTGACATTTTAAAGTGACCAAaggtgcccaaactttttcaCTTATGCTAAACTTACTTGCTTAACTTTCTTAAAAAGTAACATTTGAATAAGTCCTCATTTTCTACTTCCTCTACTTCTTTTCACTTCAAAAATCAATTTAGCTCAGGGGTGGCCAAACTTTTGCAGACAACTGTGTAAGGATCTGACACACGCACAAgaactgagagaaagagtgaccgTGGGAATAGATGAAAGACAGGTACCTTTAAAAAGAATGGGGAGAAACCAATCTACGTCTAAATAAGTGTAGCGAGGAAGACCAATGAGGAGAAGCAGAATGAAGGAtcgaaaaaaggaaataaaaagtcTACCCAATGCACAAACTCatgaaggacagaaagagagggcgagaacatggggaggaggggtggtgtTTGAAGGACTGCACAGCGACGGACGAGTGAGACCAATGACTGTTACCTGTTCAGGAAGGTGTTGAGGCCGGCGGGCACACACTGCACCCTCCACTGAGCGCTCTGGTCCGGGTACAGGACGAACTTGATGGGGGTCTGCACGTCCAGCTCCTTCTCCAGGGAGAACAGGTGCTCCTTCCAGGGGCAACCGCCCTGGGAGAACTCCACCACTTCCCCACTGGGGTCCacctggatacacacacacacagggggccaACAATCAACACTGGGAATACCAAGACTTTCCATAGCCACCAACATAATTACATCATATAAAGCTCTCTGATGTTTACGACTCACCTAATAAGAGATATTAAGACATTTAACGGTTGGGTTCTACTGCTGTAAAAAGAGCAGGTATTATTCGCACTTCCCGCCTGGCATCTCATGATGTATCTCGTGATATTTAGGCTGAACTtttctttaaaaatgaaaatatttatgCTAAATAAATCTCACAATCAGACTCAGTGCCTGAGGTCATACCACTAACGTATGCAGGAATCCGACCAAGCGTGCTGACAGTGAATGTCAGTGGGTTCATTTTTGTCTTGACGCAACCCATGTTAAAATCACCTTTCCATAGCTGTCTCTAACAGCAAAGCAGACACATTAATGATTTCGGTATTGCACAACCAAACCCCTTTGGGAAAACGAAAAACCCACACCGCCACTCACAGCTTACATGAGCAACCTGCccacattccatctctctcctcagtgaTGTAAACACAGAATCTGTTCACCTTCACTTGTGGTAGCTGAAGCCATCCTCCCATCACCATCTCTACATTAGTTCAGTTTGGACagtgaattcaattcaatgaagAGTGACTGCCGTTTCCCCACCTCCCCGTCTCTTTCTAAAACACCCCATTCTCACTCATCTCCGTCGGCAAATCGGCTCCGCCGCTGACAGGTACGGTGGCGCGCAGAGCTCCGCGGTGAGTGAcgtgacaaacagacagacagacagtgattgaCAGGCACCTGATTTCTCATTTGGACGGCTCCCTCCACCACGGCACGGGCCGGCAGCCAGGCGTGCCGGTAATAGTCCAGGCGGTCCAGGAACTCGGCTCCCACCAGGGCCAGGGCTTTGTGGAAACCCTCCTATTAATGACACAAACATATCAAAGTCAGGAGCCTGCACTGGCGCTAAATGTTTAATGATCTCCCCTACACCAAACGATCATGTAGATAACGCCTTAGGCAGCATAGATTATGTATGCTCTGGATCATCTTATGGGTATCCTATGATGGGCACTACTGCTAAATAATATCTATTGGTCTAATCTATTTTGCACACTGGCTTCAGGCTTTTTTGTTTCCGGTGGTCACTAATGAAGGTGATAAGTCAGAGTGACACAACCTGAGCATTCAGAGCCATATCTCACTGTAGCGGCCGTTTGCGGAGAGGGAGACCGAGATCCATTATACTTTTTTACCCTAAAGGGAAAGCCTTCTGACCAGTTTGGCTTAATCTCTGCAgaccttacagacacacacaacacacacacacacacacacacacacacacacagacacctgatACCCATCTAAAAGGAATCAATCATTGACACAGATTGACTGGTGCACATTGATATAAATGTGAGTACGCACACAGAAagtaacacacatgcaaaacacaatCACCTGCAGAGACTTCCAAGaggacacacatatacacacacacacacacacacacacacacaagctccacTTTAATCTCCCTGGAAATGGCTGTTGGACAGTGATGCCGCAGGTATAGCCAGACGTGGAGAAAAAGCCATTACTGTTTCAATCATCACAAACTGCCAGTGTGAGAAATCTCAGCATTAGTAAAATCACAGCATCTGGCCCCGGCCAGTGGCTCTCGCTTCCACCGCCGGCACTCCTCCTCCTAGACGTTTCCCagcacctccacccccctctctcaccagTGCCACATGCCCATCATCAGCTGGCCGGCAGGTGCCCAAGTATTAGTATTACTGGCCAGATTCACTGTTGAGCCATGTTGCGTGAGGTGGAGGTACACAACTAGACTTGAAATGCTTCATAAGCCGTTAACCATGGTGCAGTATTTCTTGAGCACAGCTCCTCCACCCTCGACCCACTACTCTCTGACTGGCTTCATCCTCGACGCTGTCTGGTCACGCTGGCTCAGCGTGAAGTTGATGGCAACTGACAGGATCCATTGGAAAGTAGAAAACACTTCTGGCAGCTTTGGGAGGTCGTGTAACTGCACCACGGCTGTGTGTTGTGCCAAGGCATGAAACGTAGtgcaggtcacacacaaacagcgttctctctctatctctctatatctctctctccctcgtttccTTCAGTGTAATTGAGATGTCATGTCATGTGGCGAGCAGACGTTCCCGTACCTCGGTGTCCTGGCTCTTGCTGTTCCAGCGGGGATTGAGGTGGCCGACACGAGCACTCAGGGAGGTGGTGATGGTGTAGCGCGCCTCTCCGTCCGTCTGCGAGATGCCGTTGTCCACGGCATCGATCTCCTCCACAAAGTTCTCATACAgctaaaggagaaaagaaacaaaaaacctAATCAAGTCAGAGCTCAGGACAGGAGGTGAGGAGTTCACTCTCTCCAGTTCATCTCTTGCCCCAGCTGTGAACCCCAGGGGACAATcaaccaaagaaaaaaagaaaatgttccaATGACCTGAGTCTCTGCTATTTGTCCTTCATAGAGGCTCTTGAATAATGGCTAAAAGAGACCAATTCCTATTGATGTTCTCTTCGTCGGTCTTGGCCAACCACTATCCCCCTATCTTACCCTTCCATTACCACTAACCTCTTTTGACATGAAGtgttccctctgcctctctttgccAAAAACCTTGACagagttttgtcttttttttttcttttcattactGATGCAACCAGAAATGTGGGACTACTCAAAGAAAAAGGACCTCCTTAATTCGTCATACCTTTCGCTAGATGAAATGGCACTTGAAAGCCTTTGCTGTTCACCTTGAGGAGGCTGTTTGTTACTCACCTTGTCGTAAAGCACCTCGAGCTGTCTGTCGCCGAGCTCCAGTTGGGTGAGATGGGCCAGGATCTCCTTGCCAAAATGCAGGTACACAAGACCGGCCGAGCTCAGCTTGGTCACCCAGGGCTTCTCTGGGCATAGGCTGTGAAAGGTCTCCGCGAATGACCTGAGAACAGGGTGAGAGTGACGCAAGTTAAAGAATTCTGCACGCTAGCCAAGGTTAAGAAAATAGGAAACTCCCTGGACAAATCTAAGTGGATTTATTTTAAATCTATGTGCACATTTATTTATGCATATTGTTCCCTCTCTAATGGGACAGAGGTACTTAGTAAGTTGTTCTGTCAAACACACCCATGGCAAGATAATGTGAACTATGAAAGCCTTTGCTTGACAGTGCGATAACTGTTGAGGAGTCATCTTTGCACCTTTGGGTTGAATAGAACCTGTATCTCTCTACGTGCCCAAAATGACTGCATGGAATAGGACTCTCCACCAGGGAATATCATTCAAATTAGACGCTACAGAGGCAAAGTcaacataaaaataaagaatGCATCACAGTAAAGTAAAGCATACACAGGAGCCAATTACAGGCCACATTTACTAATAATGTTGCAAAACAGTGATACAACAAATTCCCTTAAACTGAATACAAACTCAATACAACAAACACTTAACAAAGAACATTTCAGGACCTTTTAACTCCTCTTCAGCTAAGACAAGACAAGAGGAAATCCACCCTTTCATGGTAAAGAGAAGAACTTACTACTGGTGATGTAGAATTACATGCATGGATATCTTACTAAGCCCCACATGATGACTAAACTGCATCTGTCTACTAGGTGTATAAACTGTGGGTCTATGCTCCTGATGTTAAAACTCATAAACACCGACTTTTGGTGCATCTCCATGGGAAGTGGATATGCTGAAGCATGACAATTAATTATGTTCTCATTCGTCATCCGAGAAGCCTGACTAAATATCAATCATGGAGAcaatcatttcaaaatgtgaaaatCTCCTCTGAAGTTTTCCTCCCGTGCAGCTATATTTGACCATTGGCCACCACTTTAGGTTTATCTTTAACGAGCTAATCAGAATTACTTTCACCTCAATTACATAAAGGCTGTCTGCAGGGATAAGAGAGgtgtaaacacactcacagcattTTCTATCACCATAGCTGGATGAGATTAAGTGACACCAATTTAGAAGGACAATTAATTTCCTGCGGGAGTTTTGCCTCAGATAAAATAATGGCTTTGGGAGAAACGGAGCAAAAGCTTCACCTGTTCTGATTTATAGTAACCTACATTTTATTAATCATTTCTGTGCTGATTTTCAACCTCTGCACTGCTTATTAACCCTATGTAGGATTGATTTAATCagtgatttcatttttttaattcccAAATATAATTCAGTCAGTGTTGTCAAATGGTGTTTAGGGGGTACATAGACCTGCACAGAAGGCGATACTGAAATAGTGAAATAGTAATATCACTTTGAAGTGTCCTCAGGTcagaatgatgatgataatgtcTGAGTGACCTATTTTAAGAATTGTTTTGACATGCATGACATATTCATAATTACTTTATTCACAATAAAACTCCACCATCTTCGACCAAAATGCACCAGGATATCCTCAAATCTAGTCCCTTTTATAAATCAGGGCTTCAAATATGTAAAACTACAGGCACGTTATTCTTCTCTTTCTATCAGACTACTTCTACAATACTGACACAACATGGAAAGTGAGTGGCTCTTAAATAAATGTTCCTTATGCTTCCAGATTTATCAAAAGAGAACCTATGAATACGTTGTTTTTACACAATTTGAGCTGTTCTTGCAAAGCTCTACACAGTCCCATTTATGCAGAATTTAACGGTCACTTTTTAAGggtcactttttaaaatgtcataAATGTGTTTGGTCAGCATTCAGATCTGTTGTGCTCTTCTTGAAAATAAGATAATGCTTATTGTCTATCAAGAAATAAATACAGCTAGTGGATAACATTAGTTGACACCAATTCTGATACACCACTATAGACTTATGGAAGAACAGATGAACCCAGAGAGGTGAAAAACTTGCTTCTTCGGCTCTCAGGTGATTGGTTCCAATGAgttttccttttgtgtgtgtgtgtgtgtgcgtgtgcgtgtgcgagtgagtgCAGCAAGCAGACCCTGAGAACTCCACGAGTGTGCGAGTAGTTCGCTGGTGGTGATTACAAAAGTGACAGTAATGAGTCATTTCTGCGCCGGGGACCTGTGTGTTAACGGAGTGAGTGACATGCTGGGGGGCGAGAGGACAGTGGAGTCATTAGCAGGGTAATTGACAGGACCTAGGCATCTCATCGTTtagcagaggaaggagagagggagggaaggatgggAGTGAGGGAAGAAAAGAGCACAGGAAAGAGCAGCGCACCACGGCCTCCCTCCAGTGACGTGAGGTGAGGGGAAGGAGATGAATCTACACTCATTTCAGCTGACATTTACGGTCTGCTCAGGGTGGCATCAAGCTGGAGAGCGAGTCTCCcacccccctgtgtgtgtgtgtgtgtgtgtgtgtgtgtgtgtgtgtgtgtgtgtgtgtgtgtgtgtgtgtgtgtgtgtgtgtgtgtgtgtgtgtgtggtgtgtgcatgtctgggcAAGTTAAATACTATCGAAAAAAagtacacagacagagggagctgtttttttgtgtaatATCAATGCTGAATATCCTCAGCCATCCTCCAGCAGAGTGAGTTTCTAGAGTGTACAGCACTGGAGTGCTTATGCAGGGAAATCTACCGTTTGAGCCCAAACATGCCAGGACCGCAGAGGCATATGGGGCCTGACAGGCTGTGCTGCCATATTGGGCCTGTGGTGCGGTCCTCTGGTTGGGTGTGGCTGAGAACCATAAACGTAAGAGGGAAGGTCACATTGCAGCATGGTGATGTTGGGCCAACAAACAGACTGCTCGCCACCTGAGCTACAATGGAGGGGGGTCGCCGTGGGAACAGCAATTAGCCCCACTGCCTGCTGGGTAAAGAGCAGGTCTCATATGGTTCCCAGAGAATTATATAAAGCACTGTAGACGGAAAGTGTACGTTTTATTAAGTAATCTTATTGTCCTGTCCTGCACGAGCCTGTTAATGGTGAGCAAAAACTCAGCCCTTTGACACTGTGTGCATCATTCAGCAGTGGATATTGGCCAAAAGTGGTACATCAACATAATATGATTACATAAATAGGCAGATGTTGCTGTAGATTGATTTATAATGCTATATGATTTAATATGCTTGCCTAATTATCAGGCATTTGACCCACAAAACCAACCAAACTAAATACAATAATATTAGGTCTAAAGGTTACACCATATTTTCCTCTGTAGACCAACCTCTGGTGATGATCATAGCGATGCCTCTTTGCATCAAACTCCCCTCCAACATCCACAACGAGGTCACACTTGGCAAGCTCTGCAGGGTCACGGGTTCGAATGATTTCAGCATCCTTGAGGATGACAAACATGTGAAGAAAACACATTAGGTGTGAATTAACCATGAACAACATTGCTCTCCTTCATTTCCCAACACAGATACAGGAAAAATAtactttaaattaaaaaaagaatattccaaattatgaatgaaaatgtgaagtgagtgagtgaatagcAGTGCTTATATGAATTGTGCTTCTATGAATTGAAAGAGCTTTGGCAGTAAAATACAGTTTTAAAAGTCTCAATATGAGTGACACCGGGACTTTACGGCTGTTGGTTGATATACATGACTGTATTGCTGTTGTTTTATTCGTTCAATTACCTGCCTGTTTTGATCTGTTCACAGAAACATACTGGTAAAAGCTCATTATACACTGCAAACGTTTTAGCAGTACAGAGgccattttt encodes the following:
- the myg1 gene encoding UPF0160 protein MYG1, mitochondrial, which encodes MLVRSYLSRFLQCSIFYKDTAVYLNKVASCSSVSVIHACKFSSGTLNLAGKTERRYMQSPTAKRLCSEKMTVKIGTHSGTFHCDEVLACFFLCQLPEYKDAEIIRTRDPAELAKCDLVVDVGGEFDAKRHRYDHHQRSFAETFHSLCPEKPWVTKLSSAGLVYLHFGKEILAHLTQLELGDRQLEVLYDKLYENFVEEIDAVDNGISQTDGEARYTITTSLSARVGHLNPRWNSKSQDTEEGFHKALALVGAEFLDRLDYYRHAWLPARAVVEGAVQMRNQVDPSGEVVEFSQGGCPWKEHLFSLEKELDVQTPIKFVLYPDQSAQWRVQCVPAGLNTFLNRLSLLEEWRGVRDDALSKLSGIPDCIFVHASGFIGGNKTKEGALEMARRTIQAAATDKAENGSS